One region of Pan paniscus chromosome 5, NHGRI_mPanPan1-v2.0_pri, whole genome shotgun sequence genomic DNA includes:
- the TBPL1 gene encoding TATA box-binding protein-like 1 → MDADSDVALDILITNVVCVFRTRCHLNLRKIALEGANVIYKRDVGKVLMKLRKPRITATIWSSGKIICTGATSEEEAKFGARRLARSLQKLGFQVIFTDFKVVNVLAVCNMPFEIRLPEFTKNNRPHASYEPELHPAVCYRIKSLRATLQIFSTGSITVTGPNVKAVATAVEQIYPFVFESRKEIL, encoded by the exons ATGGATGCAGACAGTGATGTTGCATTGGACATTCTAATTACAAATGTAGTCTGTGTTTTTAGAACAAGATGTCATTTAAACTTAAGGAAGATTGCTTTGGAAGGAGCAAATGTAATTTATAAACGTGATGTTGGA aaagTATTAATGAAGCTTAGAAAACCTAGAATTACAGCTACAATTTGGTCCTCAGGAAAAATTATTTGCACTGGAGCAACAAG TGAAGAAGAAGCTAAATTTGGTGCCAGACGCTTAGCCCGTAGTCTGCAGAAACTAGGTTTTCAG gtaatatttacagattttaagGTTGTTAATGTTCTGGCAGTGTGTAACATGCCATTTGAAATCCGTTTGCCAGAATTCACAAAGAACAATAGACCTCATGCCAG TTACGAACCTGAACTTCATCCTGCTGTGTGCTATCGGATAAAATCTCTAAGAGCTACGTTACAGATTTTTTCAACAGGAAGTATCACAGTAACAG GGCCCAATGTAAAGGCTGTTGCTACTGCTGTGGAACAGATTTACCCATTTGTGtttgaaagcaggaaagaaatttTATAA